A window of Cryptomeria japonica chromosome 3, Sugi_1.0, whole genome shotgun sequence contains these coding sequences:
- the LOC131038921 gene encoding uncharacterized protein LOC131038921 produces the protein MASAKNSNSVIGINLNEDNTCNPSEGELKTSEDAESSRNLLMGIKKTLEEAGNSCNPLMGVQTEAVRHPGPMVVSTGQHDRKGHGGVCADLNEISEEISEDSVLSEVKRVKEAGSGASIVTSSAKLGDVVNGSVKFGDVDNGADALKATLSGKADEEQDLGIKARCIALQNYQDLGTLSGQTTELCVTGEGNHIEEPKGRPIEEPFDQHGDLNIAKSSNLSPLEETSNSIQDPNRVQEKDNSSEIPFRSDAPMKRCTVLFASATTNVDPTQGSSSAQDATKSDGEKHSVQLPYEAKASSPNCIPKEHKFSVGDLVWCKVKYHPWWPGQIFDPSDASEAARQLQKKDRLLVANFGDQTFAWCELSNLKPFRENFAELAKLSTGKVFCNGVDKALNELARQEQFGLTCSCLSGKTQSTLKNKLISNGLREGAVVDNHRRFSLAATAFDPWKLLTYVRELAESPFTDNNLDITTFRAQVHCFYAGQRHFAFGETSSEVLLKHASISENQFATTKNVKSNNSSPGKHRQSSNGRQSSRKKKKLFGGSQGYESEQDDLPLNNSTETRKRAPKEKEGWYGRKLSQSTSKKQRKNEYIFASGGYRKGAKGWQEKQNMHTASPITENAQGDTKKVPKAFKIGECIRKIASQLTGSPPIIKSVDPAVEKTLEDREKAKLESMENIPRSPSNWIKSPLPFKKDFSIKESLFELFLVAQSPIYFLGENDIFSRVTNIFLRFRGEAYEKDSVYPSYRRASKSSSKLTVSPRIDDSDDSNWSDTTNASKPKGHRLRRRRKKVESQAKDSENKPKRRVRSSDSTPSKKVKKLKDNIRSPDTTLSKELPHSAANNLTDSPQESPTALFMKFPPGFAFPSETELKEMFVHYGQISETQFFSDSGCAQVIFRKCSDAEAAFYGATANKVFGPATVSFRLRYLTSRRKTDTVQTEDPREAEIGILSEGENTSRNLGDVKENEGQPHASGVSVVEAVGASN, from the coding sequence ATGGCCTCTGCGAAAAACTCAAACTCTGTAATCGGGATTAACTTGAATGAAGACAATACTTGTAATCCCTCAGAAGGAGAACTTAAAACTTCTGAGGATGCTGAAAGCAGTCGTAATCTTTTAATGGGTATTAAGAAAACTTTAGAAGAGGCTGGAAATAGTTGTAATCCTTTAATGGGTGTTCAGACGGAGGCAGTTAGGCATCCTGGTCCTATGGTTGTATCTACCGGACAACATGATCGCAAGGGCCATGGAGGGGTGTGTGCTGATCTCAATGAAATAAGTGAAGAAATTTCAGAGGATTCAGTGCTCTCCGAGGTGAAGAGAGTTAAAGAAGCTGGCAGTGGAGCATCCATTGTTACTAGCTCTGCTAAACTTGGGGATGTTGTTAATGGGTCTGTCAAGTTTGGAGATGTTGATAATGGTGCAGATGCTTTAAAAGCAACCCTTAGTGGAAAAGCTGACGAGGAGCAGGATTTGGGGATAAAAGCAAGATGCATTGCTTTGCAGAACTATCAAGATTTAGGGACTTTGTCAGGACAAACAACAGAACTTTGTGTGACCGGAGAGGGTAACCATATTGAAGAGCCGAAGGGACGTCCGATAGAAGAGCCTTTTGATCAACACGGAGATTTAAACATAGCGAAGAGTTCAAATTTAAGCCCCCTAGAAGAAACATCAAATTCTATTCAGGATCCTAATAGAGTGCAGGAAAAAGATAATTCTAGTGAGATTCCATTCCGCTCTGATGCACCGATGAAAAGATGTACGGTGCTTTTTGCGTCAGCTACTACTAATGTTGATCCAACACAGGGTTCAAGTTCTGCTCAAGATGCAACAAAATCTGATGGTGAAAAGCATTCTGTCCAGCTTCCTTATGAAGCAAAGGCGAGTTCACCTAATTGCATTCCTAAGGAGCATAAGTTTTCTGTTGGGGATTTAGTATGGTGTAAAGTTAAGTACCATCCTTGGTGGCCTGGTCAGATATTTGATCCTTCGGATGCATCGGAAGCTGCAAGGCAGCTGCAAAAGAAGGATCGGTTATTGGTGGCTAATTTTGGTGATCAGACATTTGCATGGTGTGAGTTGTCCAATTTGAAGCCTTTTCGGGAGAATTTTGCAGAGTTGGCAAAACTTTCAACTGGAAAGGTCTTTTGCAATGGGGTGGATAAGGCTCTGAATGAGCTAGCTAGGCAAGAGCAATTCGGTTTGACTTGCTCATGCCTGTCTGGGAAAACTCAGAGCACACTTAAAAATAAACTTATTTCTAATGGTTTACGTGAAGGAGCTGTTGTCGACAATCATAGACGCTTTAGCCTGGCTGCAACTGCATTTGATCCTTGGAAATTGCTTACTTATGTTCGAGAGTTGGCAGAATCTCCCTTTACTGACAACAACTTGGACATTACCACGTTCCGTGCTCAAGTGCATTGTTTTTATGCAGGACAGAGGCATTTTGCATTTGGGGAGACATCTTCAGAGGTTCTGTTAAAGCATGCATCTATCTCTGAAAATCAGTTCGCAACAACCAAAAACGTCAAAAGCAACAATAGTTCCCCTGGAAAACATAGACAAAGTTCAAATGGAAGACAGTCATcgaggaagaagaagaaattgttTGGGGGTTCTCAAGGATATGAATCTGAGCAGGATGACTTGCCACTGAACAACTCTACTGAAACCCgaaaaagagctccaaaggaaaaaGAAGGCTGGTATGGCAGAAAACTATCTCAATCGACTAGTAAGAAGCAAAGAAAAAATGAGTATATATTCGCATCTGGTGGATATAGGAAAGGAGCTAAGGGTTGGCAAGAAAAGCAAAATATGCACACTGCTAGTCCCATAACTGAAAACGCACAAGGGGATACAAAGAAGGTTCCAAAAGCCTTCAAAATTGGGGAATGTATAAGAAAGATAGCAAGTCAGCTGACTGGATCTCCCCCCATCATAAAGTCTGTAGATCCAGCAGTTGAGAAGACGCTTGAGGACAGGGAAAAAGCAAAACTTGAGAGTATGGAAAATATCCCAAGGTCACCTTCAAACTGGATCAAATCTCCATTGCCTTttaaaaaagatttttctattaaagAATCACTGTTTGAGCTTTTCCTAGTTGCTCAGAGTCCTATTTATTTTCTAGGGGAGAATGATATATTTTCCAGGGTAACAAACATTTTCTTGAGGTTTAGAGGTGAAGCATATGAGAAAGATTCTGTATACCCCTCCTATAGGAGAGCTTCTAAAAGTTCCAGTAAGTTAACCGTGTCTCCTAGGATTGATGATTCAGATGATTCAAATTGGAGTGATACGACAAATGCTTCCAAGCCGAAGGGCCATAGGTTAAGAAGGAGGAGAAAAAAGGTTGAATCACAGGCAAAAGACTCAGAAAACAAACCAAAGCGTCGTGTAAGATCATCAGATTCTACTCCATCAAAAAAGGTGAAGAAGCTGAAGGATAATATTAGATCGCCTGATACTACTTTATCAAAAGAGCTTCCACACTCAGCTGCCAATAATTTGACAGACTCACCTCAAGAAAGTCCTACAGCTCTCTTCATGAAGTTTCCTCCAGGGTTTGCATTCCCTTCAGAAACAGAACTGAAAGAAATGTTTGTCCACTATGGTCAGATTTCAGAAACTCAGTTCTTTAGCGATTCGGGTTGTGCTCAGGTGATTTTCAGGAAGTGTTCTGATGCAGAAGCAGCTTTTTATGGTGCAACAGCAAATAAAGTTTTTGGACCAGCAACTGTCTCATTCCGGCTTCGGTATCTCACATCCAGAAGGAAGACAGACACTGTTCAAACTGAAGATCCTAGAGAAGCTGAAATAGGAATTTTATCAGAGGGTGAAAATACATCAAGAAACTTGGGGGATGTTAAAGAAAATGAGGGCCAACCCCATGCCTCAGGAGTCTCTGTTGTTGAAGCTGTTGGTGCATCTAATTAA